In the Arachis hypogaea cultivar Tifrunner chromosome 20, arahy.Tifrunner.gnm2.J5K5, whole genome shotgun sequence genome, ACCAAACCAGATGACGAACCGTTTTTAGATACAAGTTCAGGGGTTCGTTTAACAAGGTATAAACCAGAATAGCCAGGTTataataaaagaacataaaaatcataaataagcacacaaaagtataaaaatattctAATGTAAATCCAAAAAATGGACAAAAATTAAACATTCGTAATCATTTGCCAAATCACATTACATAGTCCGACGTAGGCTGTGGCTCATATAAGGGCAACACAAGTCTCAACTCTCAAATTTACAAAGGCAAATAGCCAAATATCAGAAGACATCTTCAAAGTTTaccatcaatcatcaaaatccacAAAAATTTGTTAGTGTTTTTTTTCATTGGGATAATTTTCACATTCATTTCTATTTCCAAAATCTTGACCAGAAGAATCAAGACATGAATCATGAAATGTAATAGCGCCAATTTGATCAATAGCAACATCATCTAACAAGTAACAACATAGCAGCAATAACAACACAACAGCAGGCAGCAGCCGCAACAAAAACTCGAGCAACATATCAGCAATAACAACTCAACACCACAGCAACagaaaattacaaattaaaagttcaataaaaaaGCAAAGAATACGACCAGAGCAAGGGATCATATGACCTACCCGAACTGAGGAAACGACGGAAGAACGACGCAGCCGAAGCAAGGGACAAGACCGCGCGACGGGAGTTGGCGACGGGAGTCGACGACGGGAGGAAGGAAAGAGACTGAAGCTGTGAACCCAGAAACGCGATGGCGCGGGATCAGAGAGACAGAAGGAAGCGAAGGGAGAATGgaggttgagggtttagggtttactggGTTTGGGGACAATTAGGGCCGGTAACAAACTTTGGATTGCACACCaaagggcattttagtaattctATAATTTGCTGTGCGCATTACCTACGAAAAAGTATAATTCAatgtatttttgttaataaaatgCTAAGATGAGATAACAATTAACTGAGAAGCCAACGAGTTCTAATTCAAATAGGATAGTCTCTTCATATTTATTTAGAGATCACGAGATATGAAGAGATTTAAATTTACAATTTTTAAGTAGGTAAAAAAAGACTGTATTATTTGAGCTATATATTTTATTGGCCTATCATATGACAtgttattagaataaaaaatttaagaccaatttgatcatagaataaaaattaacactttaacaaataaattttctttttatttctatttagtaacaaatttaataaatatttgtactattaaattttaatattatattcaaataacttagaattaaaagaaaacaatttTAATTCCTTTTAGAATATAAATTAAATGTGTGATTATTATATATTAGttcacaaattttttaattaaatatatgtttTTTAGGGTTGCAAAATTCACataattatatctttattttaGTGATAAACTCTTCTGTTTATATTtgtaaaataaacaaatatctcATTAACAAGTTTCCAAGACATTAATTTGCTGTTGTATGATACTATGATCACATATTTACACTTAAAAAAATGGTTCAAAAAGTTGTTAACGAAATATTTAATTATtgtaacaaaaatgaaaaatagaaaacttaAGCGCCATAGTAAAATTTACCAAATTTAAGAGGCCAATATATACTTATATAGATCTGAATGTGGTAGCAGATCTACATGATTCCGATATGCTAGAAGATCAATAACGAATGTTAGGACGACGACTTATTCCTACCCGGTGTTATAGTTACATTCTGCTTGGAAATTGAGTctgtattaatattaaataagaaTAGAATTACAGAAATTAGACTAATTGGTAATTGCCACAACTGGGAGATTTTACTTTGAAGAGATTTTAAACCTACAAGTATACTTTTATGGGAAACTTTATACATAGCTTTCACTAAAATATCTACACTACTGGATCAATGGATTAACAGGTATATCTCATCCTTCCCCAACACTCCTACCAAGCTCCCATCCCTGCTGAATTCACCAATAGTCAGAGCAAGAACAAGAACCTTGCTTGAAACTATGAAACCGATATCGATCTCGGACCACGATTTCACGGTTGTATACATAAGATGCAATCTTCATAGCAGAATGACAGTCTTGGCAAATCCTTAGGTTCTTGAAAATGTGTATTGGAGAACCTGATGGAGTGCTTGTTAGGCCAAAAGCAAGTGCAAGCTTCTCACTATGAGTGAACAACACTTGTTCTACCTCCTCCAATGCCTCAGTGCAATCATCCCTGGTGGAACAACCAAACAAAACCTGAGAACTTGTATTGGGAACATAGCCACCCAACCTCAACCGGCGAATCATGTCATCTAGCATCATGTAAATCCCTGCAGTTTGCGGGTGAGACTTATCGCCGGCGATGAACTGATGAAGCTGGCCACCAACATACATTGAGCTCGTTCCTGGCACCTTTTTGATACCCCTTTTCTTAAGAACCTTCCTGAAGAAATTTGCCTTTTCCTCTTTCCCAGACAAGGCATACATGTTGGAAAGCAAGACATGATACTCAGTGTTATATGGATCCATCTGAACCAACTCTCTCATAATCTGTTCCCCAAGCTTCACCTTCCCATGTGTGTAACAAGAGCCAAAAAGAGACCCCAGAACAACTTCATTTGGAGCAAATGGCATGCTTTTAATAAAAGCTTCGGCTTCTTCCAATCGTCCGGCTCGACCAAGGAGGTCCACCATGCAAGCATAATGCTCCATTTCCGGATTTATCCCATGAATGGACTCAAGCTCGTTGAAGTACTTCCAACCGAGATCAACCATACCCGAATGACTGCAAGCACTCAACAAGGCCAAGAAAGTCAAACCATCAGGGCTCACTCCTTCTCCGATCATGGAATCAAACATATCCACCACATCCTTTCCCTTCCCATGCATGGCCAACCCACCAATCATGGCATTCCACGCCACTACATTTCTCCTTGGCATGTTCCTGAACACAACCAAGGCAGCACCAATCCTCCCACACTTTGCATACATGTCAACCAACCCAGTTCCCACCATGACACCCACATCCCACCCAATTTCCTTCACAGCATACCCATGAACCCACCTCCCCAAGCTCACATCCCCAGACCGCGAACAAGCCGAAAGAATCGAACAAAGGCTTACACCATTCAACACAAACCCACACCCAAAAATCATCTCCCTCAAAAGCTCAAAAGCCTCCCTAGTCATCCCATTCTCAACATACCCCACAATCATCACAGTCCAAGCAACCTCATTCCTCTCCGGCATTTCATCGAACACCTTCCGCCCATTCTCCAAACCCTCCCCTTTCACCACACCTTCCAAGACCACAGTCCAAGACACCACACTCTTCAACCCCATATCCTCGAAAACTCTTCTAACCCCATCCACAAGCCCACACTTCACATAAACATCCATCAAAGCATTGCAGACTCTAACACACCCAGAAACCCCAAGCTTCACCACAAGTGCATGAAGCTGCGAGCCCGTTTTGACGCAGCCGAGATGGGAGCACTTGGTGAGGACGCAGAGTACGGAGACGGGGTCAAGGGGGAGGGCGAGGGAGCGCATTTCGGAGAAAAGGCGAAGGGCATGGTTGGGGTTAGTGGCAGAGATGAGGGCAGTGTAGTCGACGGAGTCTTTGTGGGAGTTGGGGATTTGATGGAAGAGGTGGATGGCatgggagagggagagggaggagAGAGAGTAGAGGTGGAAGAGGGCGTTGAGGAGGGAGTGGGGGTCGGAGGAGGTGGGTGGCAGGAGGCCAGAGACGAGGGCGGCGGCGTGGAGCTGGGTGGCGGTGCGGGGGGAGGAGGTGCGGGCGCAGCGGCGGAGGAGGGCGCGGAGGTGGAGGGCGGGGGTATGGTGGGCGTGTGGGAGTGTCCATGTCATACCATTTACCACTTCAATCAATTTTAGAAGGGTGTACGTATTAATATTAAAAAGGTTATACCAAATTCAACCATGATTAAAAATACCTTTTTCTACCCATGGCTGTTTTGATACTAATATGTGATGAATGGTTGATGAGGCGGAAATGTGTTTTTATTTATCAGATTAGTTTCGTTGGCTACTAATCCGAGAACCTTTCATTGAGTCCTGTTGCTGTAAATTACTTTCGTCTTGTCTGATGTACAAATGTTGAGAATAACTGAAAACAGATTTAATCCTCCCTTCTGAACACTCATTTATTGAATTTGTGCCACCAATCCTgatattaaaagaaagaaaaagtataggtagaaaatgaaaaaattaaacaatgtgaataatagatatatcggatgttcaatttACTAAGTGTGTGaatagttattctaatattaagatttaggtgagtaATTGGAGTGTAGTGTGTTTTACTTGAATTGAGCCGATTTTAGGATctgttgttcatgttgttcaaaaaagTTATTGGTTACCTAgcataacccaaaaaaaaattatgtttgcaTCATGTTTTGTCTACACCTCCTTTTTATTGTATAAAAACAAACTTTTTATCTTCTCAGTTCTTATctattacttttaattaaaaaaatgaaaggcGTGCAAGAGTAGTATGAACAAAAATGGTGCATATAACATTCCTTTGATATTAACTTCTAATGTGAATACATTAGGCATCAGTTGATCAGAGATCAAGATTAATGATGTCAACTGAGAGGCTGAACAAGATCAGTGAAAGAGTTGAGGACAGTAGAAGAACAATGCTGGAAACAAAAGAGCTTGATGTTTCAATTCTTCAAGATTTGCACTAGCAACGACAATTCCTGTTACATGTGCACAGTAAGATAACATTTTTTATAATGTTTAATATGCATCTGTGATTCTATTGATAAGCACGTTTGTCTTGAAAATATCGTGTTTTATGATGTTTATTATGATGGGACTtggaattttgaaaacttattcaCCCCAATTTCCGAGGATATTAAATCTTTTTTGGAGGCTATTCCTCTTCCTAAAAGGAGTGTGAATAAATCAAGTTAGATTTGGAAAGCTGCTTCGAAGGGTTATACTACCAAAAGCAGGTACACTTGGCTTGCGCATATGAAATTTCAATGGAGAGGTGACAGAAATTGAAAGTGGCTATGGAAGCTTTTCATTCCGAAAAATGTCAAATTCTTCTTTTGGTTTGCATTGCATGATACCATTCCCACTAATGTCTTTCGTCATAAAAGGAGCCTAGTAGTGAGTGACCTTTATAATAAATGTGGTAATGAGTCTGAATCTGTGTTACATTGTCTTCGGGATTGTTCCACTGCTCGTGATATATGGAATTCTTTAGGTCTTTCTATTGTTGAACATGCTAATGCTTCTAACTTCCGATCCTGGATTACTAGCGTTATTAATGGTAAAGAGgaagtagtggctgctggaatttGGTGGATTTAACGGAATAGATGTAATAATCTCTTCAACCGGAATGAACCTTGGCCTAGGAGGAAAATCTCTTGCCTTGCTATTGGTGAATGAGTTGAAAAGGGTGAAGAAGGATAGAAACTTTTGGGATTATGCAGTCCAAAATTTTTTGTGGCAGCCACCCCCGAAATGTTCTTAAGGTCAACTTAAGGTCAACTGTGATGCTAGTGTTCTCCCGGACTCTCTTGTAGCGGGCTTTGGGTGCGTTATCCGTGATCATTATGGCACCTGGGTGCTAAGTAGCTCGAGGCGTTTGCCCTTTGATTCAGTTTTCAGGAATGAGTTGTTGACAATTTGGAATGGTCTTATGATTGCCTGTAAAGTTGGTTATAATTCACTAATTCTCTTATTTGTGAAACTTGGTTATAATTCACTAATTCTCTTATTTGTGAAACTGATTCTATGAAAGTGTATCTTTACTAAACAATATTATTATGGAAGTGTATTTTTACTAAACAATATTATCAACTATTTCATTCGGTATAGATTCAGCCAAGTGATGGCCTCAGGCAGATTTTGTTAAAGGATTATGCTGTGTAGTTTTTCGGGGTTGTGTTcctatttattttgatttttgttagaCACCAAAAAATATGGATGCTGAATTCTtataaaacttattttttttttccagatGATGGTAATGTGGTTGGCAAGGAACCCAAAGAATTAACAAGTAGCAATGATAATGTTGGAAGGCGAATTTATGTGGCTCTGGAGAATGTTGATTGTTGAGTAAGATCCTAAGTGGGTATGTTTAATATATGGccaaaaaatatacaactaaGTTTATTGCCTCATCATATATACATGCATAATGTCATTGTAGATGTCTTGTGTAGGCAATTTCGTAGGAACAGTATTGTGTGGATATGTTAGTGCCTATTCTCGTTCAAATTTGAACAGCATAACCACAGACAGTTGTAGTTTCTTGAATAAATTCATCCAAATATCATGTGGAAGGGGGAGTAAAATCAAATCATCAAATTCCTTACATTACAAAGCTGGCATAACACACATGCCATACATTGAAAAAAGCACTGCACAACACACCATCTTTGTCCAAGCACTCTCAATTGACATAATCGAAACCGAAAGaggggcaagaacaaggaaaatAATGCTAGTCTTGTATCTTGTGACCCAATCCAATAAGAAGTCATAATTGGCTATTTTGCAAGTTTGAAGTATAGAATCAAGGCTATAGCAACAACTAGGACGAACACAATGAAGCTGATAATCCATTTGTTCCTGTCCATCCTTCTTGACATGTTGGTCAAAATTTTCTTACTCTTGCCTATGTTATCATCCACACCATGAAGCTGCAACAAAGAATATTATAATATAGATCAAGACTACATAAATGATGGTCCCATAGTCACCAGCATATAGAAATTACTGGCATAGAACACGATATTTTCAAGACAAACTTAAATATCAAAAGAATCACAGACGCATATTAAACATTATAGAAAAGGTTACCGTATTGTGTGCATGCAACAGGGATTGTCGTTGCGAGTGCAAATCTTGAAGAATTGAAACACCAAGCTCTTCTGTTTCCAGCATTGTTCTTCTACTGTCCTTAACTCTTTCACTGGTCTTGTTCAGCCTCTCAGTTGACATCATTAATCTTGATCTCTGATCAGCTGATGCCTAATGCATTCACATTAGAAGTTAATATCAAAGGAATGTTAGATGCACCATTTTTGTTCATACCACTCTTGTACGCCTTTCATTTTTTGTATTAAAAGTAATTGATAAGAAGTGAGAGAAGATAAAAAGTTTGCTTTTATACGATAAAAAGAAGGGGTACAAAGGAGGTGTACACAAAACACGATGCAAACATAATTTCTTTTAATATCAGGTTTGGTGGCACAAATTCAATAAACAAGTGTTCAGAAGGGAGGATTAAATCTGCTTTCAGTTATTCTCAACATTTGTACATCAGACAAGAAGAAAGTAATTTACAGCAATAGGACTCAATGAAAGGTTCTAGGATTAGTAGCCATCGAAACTAATCTGATAAATAAAAACACATTTCCACCTCATCTACCATTCATCACATATTAGTAAGTATCAAAGCAGCCATGGGTAGAAAAAGGTATTTTAATCATATTATGATCTACTTAGATAAACATTATGCTTACTATTTTGGTTTTAGTCCACTTCACTAGGAATTAGGAAATAACCATCAACAGAATTAAAACATACATTTTACAATTTATTCACCATGAAAGGTTGCTTCTCTTTCTCTAAGGCTTTAAATCCTTTCCTTAAGTACAAAAAATGATATAGAAAATCATACTGTGCCTGTTTTAAATGAATATGTTTCCTGCAAACCTTATGTTTGAAGATTCAACAGCATGTAATCACAATCAATTATCATTGAACATCAATAAGGGCTGTAAAATAAAGGAATTATACCGTCATAGCATCTGCCATGCCTGATTCCAACAACTCATCCCGTGCAGAGGGGTTCAAGTTACCAGATACAATTTTTTTAACTTCGCTTTTAAGATTGTTGAGATCAGATTTATACTCCCGCAACTTAGCAAGAAGAACAGCCTTGATATTTGGCTGCAAACTTCTTGCCTCAAGGTCCATCTTTCGGATCTACAAATTCACTAGCAAAACCATATCAGAATCCCATATTTccttaaaaaaatgtattataaAGAGTTGTAGAAAGTACCAAAGCTTCTGCTTCATCAATTCCAGTCTTTACTTCCGAAACTTTTTGCTTCTTTTGCTCTGcagattaaacaaaaaattaataaaaattattgattgaatatACATAACTCAACACTTCAGAAAGGGACAAGACATTCCTTAATCATGACCATACTAGGAGCTGGGAGGCCTCGGAAATTGCTTTCACAATACCATTACAAAATATCTTGAAAGCAATAAACAGAACGAGTCTGTCATTTCTGTAATGATAAGTGAAAACTGAAAGCTTATAAACTAAGGGGGGAAAATCACCTTTCCGTAGGCAATCTATTTCTAGGAACAACAAATTTTGCATCAATATTGCTTTGGAACTTTGGTCGAAACTCGAAAGGAGATATACAACAATAACTTAAAGAGACCTATGTCCTAGAGAATATTATGTACCATTATCCGAATTTACACATTCTAAacggtcaaaaaaaaaaaaaaagatagaaagagaGGACTCAGATTAATTAACCTATAGTCTTGTAGATACTGATGAAGACACTAAACTCTTCAATCAATAACATTCAAAACAATCACACTGACTAAAAACCACAAAGTATCAACCCAAAGAAGATGATTCAATAAAAACAACAATAAGCGTAAGATCAATAAAAAATCAGCAAATACCTCCATTAAGAGAAGCAGCCGCAGTGCACTTCTTCGATAGATTCGCCGATAACTCACAGTACTGGCGCTCGTATCCCTCGAATACGTTGCTCATCGTCGATAACCTTATACGCCCTCTGCTCGATTCACGatcaacaataacaaaaaaaatgaaccAATTAAAAGAACGAAAGcatcaattaataatttagctCAACGAAATTCAAACTATTAGGATCCAAAATCAGGCATAGAAACCCTAATTCAATCAAcacaataaatgaataaataaataacaaaagaagAGGAACGGAAACTGATCGAAAAATTCAAGGTAGAGGAGTGAATCGAACCTGCTATGGCCGGAGGAGTGGAAACGACGGCAGAGAATTGGGCGGAGAGAGGTGGATGCGTTTTGTTTGGGAGAAGGAATAAAACGACAATGGAAGGAATATTAGTGGAGGATGAATGGTAAGTGGGATTGTTGCGGTCAGAATTCTGACGTTACTGAGTCTTGCGTTTTCTCTTTTATGTGATTGGAGGATTGGCCGATTGGAGAGTATGACTAGGAGGCCCTCATGACTTTTTCATAGGAAACACTTTTACATAGAGGAAAAATATTGAGTTTAATTAGCATATCTTTACATAAAAGAGATTATGTTATCTATCACATTAAGTCGTTAatgcaataaaaattaaaagcattTGTTACTTAGACAATAGGATGAGTTTGATTATTGTGCATGTTTGAGAGAGATATAAATATAGTGATACATATCCTTCATTTGGTTTAGGAAGATACAAATATTTGATGcacaagaataaatataaatatataaaatttagattATACTacatgtacattaaaattaattatcaaaatcagttattaatataaaatatatgctagaatataaatatatgttaaaaataaattaaatcacatatatatttatgcacaaatatattagtggctgattttagtggttaattttagtGTACGAATATCATTTTTGATAAAATTTGTGTATCACTTTTAAGTTAAGACACTGTTCTTATATGGATATCTGAAGGGAGAGCTCAATTTCTGGGAATCGACACCGAGTTGTTATCTCCGGTGCCGACCTTTGAGCCTTGTGGAAGTCCGAGCTTTACTCCGAGGAGATGTCCAATTGCGTAGAGCGTGAGCAAGAAAtaaggggggagtgtacctgcaaagacactccgaaaCTTAAATCAGTATCGAGAATTCAATGTGTCTTTTGGATAGAAGATCATATCTTTTATAAGTGAAAGCGTACAAGTCGGTTATGCTTTTGCTTTATTGTCTGGATTAAAGAGTAATAATGTTAGGTCGGACGTTTCACTTTTATAAAGCAGTCCATTAAGTCGAATTGTAACGCTTTATGCCGAATTATGGTTAATAATGCCGAGTTATGGTATTTGATGCCGAGTTATGACATCGGCTCAGTAACGGTCGTATCATAGCCCTCAAGCTTAGCTTGGGAATTGTGCTTAATGAAGCAGGTTAAGCTTTTTATTGAACAAGTCGGTTGTTAAGTTGGTCCCTAACTCGGCATTTGACGTGGCCTTGGAACCCCCAATTCAAGGTGCTTTGTTAAAcagttaataaaataatataaataagagagagagagagagaggtgtgtAGTTATTAATGATGTGCGTCTTTCCAATGCACATCATTTCTTTTGGGGCAGTTGAAGTGACTGTTTGGTGGTATTGGGAAGcagttttggggttttgaatttAACCTTGGAATTGAAAGGGTTTGGCATTTTGACATAAGATTATCTGAACTTTATCAGAGGAATTTTGAAGCAAAGTATGAGCAAGAGAGGTATTACCTTGTTTTATTTCCGTCATCTGTGACCTTTGTCTTCCATTCTCTGTTTTcttgtttgttgttcttccctttttgttttttgtttgataATGGGctttgagaaagagaagaaggataaGATTGACTGGTCTTATGATTGGGTGAATGAGGATGTGAGGAGGTATCCATCGCTGTTTTTGGATGAAGGTGCTGTGAAGGAGATAGACGTCAGTAAACTTGTGAGGGGTAAGTGTAGGGTGCATCTGGAGTTGCTTCCTTGTGAAGTTGAAGAACGTGTGTTCCACAGGGGGAAGGTTTTGAGTTCTTTTATAAGTACAGTAGTGTGTTAGAAGAATTGGGAGTGAAGCTTCCATTTAGCGAGTTTGAGTGTCACGTGCTGAAACAATTGAACTGTGCACCCTCACAGCTCCATCCGAATGGTTGGGCATTTCTTCGTGGGTTTGAAATTCTGATGGAGTATTTGGAGGAACCGTCAACAGTGGAGTTGTTTTTCTCACTGTTCCAGGCGAAAGGTGTTTGGAAGGGGGTTGGGTGAATTTGAACAGTTCACCTGGGTTTGCTGTGTTTAAACTTTATAAGTCATTGTTTAAGAACTTTAAGGAGATGTATCTGAAGATTAGGAGTGTGGAGGGTGACTTTCCTTTTTATGTGGACGAGTTGCTGGGGGAGAAATTCTCTTTGTGGTAGTGTTCGGAACCTTAGAGTATTCTGGGACTTGAATCGATATGTCCTCGGGACCAGTGTATTATTGAATATTTGGTGGAAGTAATTGATCAGAAAAATTTATTGTCGGTGTTTGAGTTACTGCAGTGGGAGGAGAATAGGCAAGTAGTGGTAGACTATTTAGGTGAGCTTGATTTGTAAAGATGTATTGTAGATAAAACTGGTTTTAATTCTgtaactttttgtttttctatttttgaagGTGGGAAGTATCCCGGGGTTTCTGCTGCCACCCTGAGATCTCGGGTGAAGAGCAAAAATTTGGAGAAGAAAGTTTCGACGTCAAAGGTAGAAAAAGTTGTAGGTGCTGGTGAGGTTGATCAGCCGAGACCTAGAAGAAGAAAGgttattttaaaaaggaaaagagcTTATGTAGTGGATATATCTGAGGGTTCTGAGGAAGAGGATGTGTCAGTGGAAGAAATTCAGAAATTTGtagagaatcaaaagaagttaCATGAGCTTGCCGAGCAATCCGAAGGTTCGTCGGTATGGGCCAAAGATTTTCCATATATGGCTGTTGTTGACAAGGTTTGCCAATCGTCGTTAGATGTTAGTTTAGCCGACGAGGTTGGTGATACTGCCATTGATCAGTATATGCAGGTAAGGTGATTATGGGTTTGTTTGTTTTGGTGTAGGTTATTGGTCTACCCTTGGCGAGCCTTGGTCGAAGTCAGGAGAAGAGGCATCGCAAACTGTCGGATCAGAAGTCATATGTAGCGTTGAAGGAAGAGCTTAGCATAAAAAACGCGAGGGTTGCTGAGTTGGAGATGAAGTTTTCAGAGACAGAAAAAGATTTGAAGTTAATGAAGGAAAACTATGCAAAAGAGGTTGAAGATTTGAAGAAGAAGGAGGCCGAGCTTTCTTCTATGACTTCTCAGGTTGTTGCTGTAACAGCGAAATTGAAGGACGTTGAGAAAAGTAAGGTAACAGAAAATTTGGACTCTTTTGTTGAGGGTTTTGAAAGGGCTTCTAT is a window encoding:
- the LOC112784174 gene encoding pentatricopeptide repeat-containing protein At5g15340, mitochondrial, translating into MTWTLPHAHHTPALHLRALLRRCARTSSPRTATQLHAAALVSGLLPPTSSDPHSLLNALFHLYSLSSLSLSHAIHLFHQIPNSHKDSVDYTALISATNPNHALRLFSEMRSLALPLDPVSVLCVLTKCSHLGCVKTGSQLHALVVKLGVSGCVRVCNALMDVYVKCGLVDGVRRVFEDMGLKSVVSWTVVLEGVVKGEGLENGRKVFDEMPERNEVAWTVMIVGYVENGMTREAFELLREMIFGCGFVLNGVSLCSILSACSRSGDVSLGRWVHGYAVKEIGWDVGVMVGTGLVDMYAKCGRIGAALVVFRNMPRRNVVAWNAMIGGLAMHGKGKDVVDMFDSMIGEGVSPDGLTFLALLSACSHSGMVDLGWKYFNELESIHGINPEMEHYACMVDLLGRAGRLEEAEAFIKSMPFAPNEVVLGSLFGSCYTHGKVKLGEQIMRELVQMDPYNTEYHVLLSNMYALSGKEEKANFFRKVLKKRGIKKVPGTSSMYVGGQLHQFIAGDKSHPQTAGIYMMLDDMIRRLRLGGYVPNTSSQVLFGCSTRDDCTEALEEVEQVLFTHSEKLALAFGLTSTPSGSPIHIFKNLRICQDCHSAMKIASYVYNREIVVRDRYRFHSFKQGSCSCSDYW
- the LOC112783634 gene encoding vesicle transport v-SNARE 13, encoding MSNVFEGYERQYCELSANLSKKCTAAASLNGEQKKQKVSEVKTGIDEAEALIRKMDLEARSLQPNIKAVLLAKLREYKSDLNNLKSEVKKIVSGNLNPSARDELLESGMADAMTASADQRSRLMMSTERLNKTSERVKDSRRTMLETEELGVSILQDLHSQRQSLLHAHNTLHGVDDNIGKSKKILTNMSRRMDRNKWIISFIVFVLVVAIALILYFKLAK